A portion of the Anoxybacillus gonensis genome contains these proteins:
- the ribE gene encoding riboflavin synthase: MFTGIIEEIGTIQQMKQTGEAIVLTIEAKKVLQDVQLGDSIAVNGVCLTVTSFTNRFFTVDVMPETVRATSLRTLVVGAKVNLERAMAANGRFGGHFVSGHVDGVGRIVRKQPVANAVYYDIEVPSHLRKYMILKGSVAVDGTSLTIFGLTDRTFTISLIPHTREATILGAKKVGDIVNIECDMISKYVEQFVSGKREGLTMQFLQEHGYKE; this comes from the coding sequence ATGTTTACAGGGATTATTGAAGAAATCGGAACGATTCAACAAATGAAACAAACAGGGGAAGCGATCGTTTTGACGATCGAGGCAAAAAAAGTGCTACAAGACGTACAGCTCGGTGACAGCATTGCAGTCAACGGCGTTTGTTTAACGGTCACATCGTTTACTAATCGCTTTTTTACGGTCGATGTGATGCCTGAAACGGTGCGGGCGACGTCGCTTCGAACGCTTGTGGTAGGAGCGAAAGTCAATTTAGAGCGAGCGATGGCTGCGAACGGTCGCTTTGGTGGACATTTCGTTTCGGGACACGTAGATGGTGTTGGACGCATCGTTCGCAAACAGCCTGTCGCAAACGCTGTGTACTATGACATCGAAGTGCCGAGCCATTTGCGCAAATATATGATTTTAAAAGGTTCTGTAGCTGTTGACGGCACAAGTTTAACGATTTTCGGTTTAACGGATCGAACGTTTACGATTTCGCTCATTCCGCATACGCGTGAAGCGACGATTTTAGGTGCCAAAAAAGTTGGCGATATTGTCAATATTGAATGTGACATGATTAGTAAATATGTTGAACAGTTCGTTAGCGGGAAACGTGAAGGATTGACGATGCAATTTTTGCAAGAGCACGGATATAAGGAGTGA